A genomic window from Paenibacillus sp. FSL K6-0276 includes:
- a CDS encoding MerR family transcriptional regulator, translating into MLSIGEFSKICEVSTKTLRYYDEIGLIHPDEINPENGYRYYSTKQLTKILFINRLKSYYFSLEEIKDILEWEQDQSEEKLCAALNLKKREIQEKLRAYEYTLKQINSDVINLENGISMMSYLNKIEVQLVDTKPMNILFTRQMLSSDDYELGYGMYFSRLYEKIASESLTLLGTPITIYHSHEYNPAGNDTEFALPIEEIVKETREIPVGLCAKSVYKGPYSELTSVYAKLREWIENEGYELVKSPYEIYLTDPTQATVPEDLVTEVYFPVKKRS; encoded by the coding sequence TTGCTATCCATTGGAGAATTCTCGAAGATATGCGAAGTTTCGACCAAAACACTGCGGTATTATGATGAAATTGGATTAATTCATCCAGATGAGATTAATCCTGAGAACGGATATAGGTATTACTCCACCAAACAACTAACAAAAATACTCTTTATCAACCGTTTGAAATCATATTATTTCTCTCTGGAAGAAATCAAAGACATTCTGGAATGGGAACAAGATCAATCTGAAGAGAAGCTCTGCGCAGCCCTAAATCTCAAAAAAAGAGAAATACAGGAGAAACTACGGGCTTATGAATATACCCTAAAACAAATCAATAGTGATGTTATAAATTTAGAGAATGGTATATCTATGATGTCCTACCTAAACAAGATAGAAGTACAACTTGTTGATACCAAACCGATGAATATTCTTTTTACACGTCAGATGTTGAGCAGTGATGACTATGAGCTTGGATATGGAATGTATTTTAGCAGACTGTATGAAAAAATAGCTTCTGAAAGTTTGACCTTGCTTGGCACGCCAATAACAATTTATCACAGTCATGAATATAATCCTGCCGGGAATGATACAGAGTTTGCCCTACCTATTGAGGAAATCGTTAAAGAAACGAGGGAAATACCAGTGGGACTGTGCGCGAAGTCTGTTTATAAGGGCCCCTATTCAGAATTGACTTCGGTTTATGCGAAGCTTAGAGAATGGATAGAAAATGAAGGATATGAATTGGTGAAATCACCCTATGAGATATATCTAACGGACCCCACGCAAGCTACTGTTCCTGAGGATCTTGTTACTGAGGTGTATTTTCCTGTTAAGAAAAGATCGTAG